One window of the Aptenodytes patagonicus chromosome 5, bAptPat1.pri.cur, whole genome shotgun sequence genome contains the following:
- the LOC143161369 gene encoding selenoprotein Pb-like, which translates to MGLLVLALAAWLGLGLASASEGAANSSRLCQEAPAWSVNGLSPMAGVAGQVTVVALLKASUHFCLQQAHSLGGLRDRLAQQGTVDVHYMIINEKAPLSRAMFGELERQAPPGIPVFQPEPEEPDVWQVLGGDKDDFLVYDRCGRLAFHIQLPYSFLHFPYVESAIRFTHNKDFCGNCSLYPNNTQEANSTMEVPVTLSTLPEQEGKESETPIHQHNPLHPHHHHEVSSERATDPSGDHEPATHAHHHHGYHGQPHHEGKKQKEGNEH; encoded by the exons atggggctgctggtgctggccctggctgcctggctggggctggggctggcctcGGCCTCTGAGGGGGCGGCCAACAGCAGCCGGCTCTGCCAGGAGGCACCGGCATGGAGTGTCAATGGCTTGAGCCCCATGGCGGGGGTGGCGGGGCAGGTGACGGTAGTGGCCCTGCTGAAGGCCAGCTGACacttctgcctgcagcaggccCACAG CCTCGGGGGCCTGCGGGACAGGCTGGCCCAGCAGGGCACAGTCGACGTCCACTACATGATCATCAACGAGAAGGCACCGCTCTCCCGTGCCATGTTTGGGGAGCTGGAGCGCCAGGCTCCACCGGGTATCCCCGTCTTCCAGCCGGAGCCAGAGGAGCCCGACGTCTGGCAGGTCCTGGGGGGTGACAAGGACGACTTCCTTGTCTACGACCG GTGCGGCCGCCTGGCTTTCCACATCCAGCTGCCCTACAGCTTCCTCCACTTCCCCTACGTGGAGTCGGCCATCCGCTTCACCCACAACAAGGACTTCTGTGGCAACTGCTCCCTCTACCCCAACAACACCCAGGAG GCTAATAGTACCATGGAGGTCCCTGTAACCCTGAGCACGCTTCCCGAACAAGAGGGGAAGGAGTCAGAGACCCCCATCCACCAGCACAATCCCCTCCATCCTCACCACCACCACGAGGTCAGCAGCGAGAGAGCCACAGACCCGAGTGGGGACCATGAACCTGCCACCCATGCTCACCACCACCACGGATACCATGGCCAGCCCCATCACGAGGGGAAGAAGCAGAAGGAGGGAAATGAGCActaa